The following proteins come from a genomic window of Malus sylvestris chromosome 4, drMalSylv7.2, whole genome shotgun sequence:
- the LOC126618712 gene encoding uncharacterized protein LOC126618712, giving the protein MSGPSDSRFDLNPGEKTATPSPDNIWRPSFISPTGPLTVGDSVMKNDMTAAVVARNLLTPKDNRLLSKRSDELAVKDSLALSVQCAGSVSNMAQRLFARTRQVESLAAEVMSLKQEIRGLKHENKQLHRLAHDYATNMKRKLDQMKESDGKVLLDHQRFVGLFQRHLLPSSSGAVPGNEASNDEPPMPPPSGVLSSTEAPDNHPPVLSLSGALPTAETSPKQPL; this is encoded by the coding sequence atgtctggaccctctgacagtcgttttgacttgaaccctGGAGAaaagacagccacgccttctccagacaacatatggcgcccatccttcatatcccctactggtcctcttaccgttggggattctgtgatgaagaatgatatgaccgctgcagtggtggccaggaaccttctcactcccaaagataacagactactttccaaacggtctgatgagttggctgttaaggactctctggctcttagtgttcagtgtgcaggttctgtgtctaatatggcccaacgcctatttgctagaacccgccaagttgaatcattggctgctgaagtgatgagtctcaaacaggagattagagggctcaagcatgagaataagcagttgcaccggctcgcccatgactatgctacaaacatgaagaggaagcttgaccagatgaaggaatctgatggtaaggttttacttgatcatcagcggtttgtgggtttgttccaaaggcatttattgccttcgtcctctggggctgtacctggtaatgaagcttcaaatgatgaacctccaatgcctcctccttctggggttttgtcaagtactgaggctccggataaccaccctccggtgctttctctttctggggctctaccgactgctgagacttcccctaagcaacctttgtga